In Candidatus Binatia bacterium, the genomic window GTCCTTCTCGCAACCGACGGATTCGATCCGCTCGCGAGTGTACCTGCATACGACTGCGAGGGGTCCGGGCTCGGTTGCCCGGAGCTGGACCTCGACGCCTGAGAACGACGACCGATGCAGGGGGTTCAAGGAGAATGAAGACATGAGAACCAAATTCTGGCTCGCGCTCACCGTGACCGTACTTCTCGTTCCGATGACCGCGGATGCCCAACCTTACGGCGGCCGCTCGGGCGGCATGGGAAGGAGCGGTGGCGGCATGCGCGGCCAGCCGACCTTCATGGCCGAGCTGTACCCGCCCGAAATCATCATGCGGAATCAGTCCGAACTCGGCCTGAGTGACTCGCAGAAGACGGGCATCATGGCCGCCACGCGGGAAACGCGAGACGCGCTCGACCCAATCCAATGGGAGCTTCAGGAAAAACAACAAAGCCTTACGGCCCTCGTCTCCGCGCCCACGATCGACGAGGCGGCCCTCCTCGCGCAGGCCGAAGAGGTGATGGGCCTCGAGATGCAATTGAAGAAGCAGCACCTCCTCCTGCTGGTGAGGATCAAGAACCAGCTGACCCCCGAGCAACAGCAAAAGGCGAAGAGTCTGCGCGGGAGCGGGCGACGAGGCAGCTCCGGTGGTGGGCACGGCGGGCGGCCCCGCGGTGGTCCGCCGGGCGGGCGACCCTGATCAACCGGTCAGCATGGACGTCGCAAAGGACCTTGCCTCTGACGAGAGATTCCATCACCCAATGGTGAATGCCCCTCCTCCAAATCGCGAGCGCGGCTTTCGGCCTGGCCTTGGCCATCGTCGTGTCGGGCTGCTCCGACACGACGCTTGGGACGGACGCACAAGACGAGGCGACGCTGCAGCCGACCTCGACCGCGGAGTGGCGGACTTACGGCGGCAGTCTCGCGCGCACGTTCTTCCAGCCGGGTGACACGGGGATCACCGCCGAGAACGCCTCGCGTCTCGTGCCACTGTGGACGTTCACGACGGGCGCGGTCGTCACCGCATCCCCCATCGTCGCGAACGTCGAGCTTCCGGGCGAGGGCTCGGTCCAGACGGTCTTCACACCGTCGTGGGACGGCCACCTCTACGCACTGCGCGGAGCGGACGGCAGCCTCGTGTGGTCCTACGAGTTCAAGCCGCACGCGGGCGGCAGCTACCCGCAAGCGGGTTCCGCTTCCGTCGACGAGATCGACGGTCGGCTCACCGTGTTCATCGCGAGCGGGATGACCCTGTACGCCCTCGACGCGGCGACCGGTGAGTTCCTCTGGGAGTTCGACGCGGGAACGGGGTGTACGGACTGCGACTTCCTCACCGAGCGCAACGAAGTGATCTCCTCGCCGGGCGTGTTCGAGGGCGTGGTCTACTTCGGGATGGACGTGAACGACTTCGGAGACGGGAAGGGCGGCTTCTACGCGGTCGACGCCCGTGACGGGACGCTGGTCTGGTACTTCGACGTCGTGACGGGCTCGTCCTGTCGCCCCAACCCCGGCGACCAGATCCATCGCTTCGACGGCTACCACTCGGCTGAGGAGCTCGGCCTCGCGGACGACTTCTTCGCGACGCGCGAAGGCTGCAACCACGACCGCAGCGGCGTGCGCTGCGGAAGCGTCTGGTCCTCGGGGGCGATCGATCCCAAGCGCCGGCTGATCTACTCGGCGTCAAGCAACTGCGACACCGACGACGACCCCGAAACCCGCG contains:
- a CDS encoding periplasmic heavy metal sensor produces the protein MRTKFWLALTVTVLLVPMTADAQPYGGRSGGMGRSGGGMRGQPTFMAELYPPEIIMRNQSELGLSDSQKTGIMAATRETRDALDPIQWELQEKQQSLTALVSAPTIDEAALLAQAEEVMGLEMQLKKQHLLLLVRIKNQLTPEQQQKAKSLRGSGRRGSSGGGHGGRPRGGPPGGRP